The region AACGTCGCGTTCCTGGTGGCACTTGCCTTCGCGGTCGCCGCCTCGGGCAACCTGCCGGCGATCCTCTACAGCCTCTTCTGGCGGCGGTTCAACACCTCCGGCGCGGTGTGGGCGATCTACGGCGGTCTCCTCTCGGCCGTACTGCTGGTGTTCTTCTCGCCGGTGGTCTCCGGCGCGGCGACCTCGATGTTCCCGGACCACGACTGGCAGTGGTTCCCGCTGTCCAACCCGGGCATCCTCTCCATCCCGTTCGGTTTCCTGTGCGGGTGGATCGGCACCGTCATCTCCAAGGAGCACGACGAGGACAAGTACGCGGAGCTGGAGGTACGCGCCCTGACCGGCGCGGGCGCCCACTGACGCTCTCCGACGGGCTCCCGCCGACGCCTGGCGTCAGCGGGAGCCCGTCGCCGTATCTGCGGGTCGGTAGGCTGAGCGGTATGAAGGTTGTTGAGCGCTTCGGGCCCGGTCACCGCATCCTCGTCACCGGTGGAGCTGGCTTCGTCCCATCGCATCTGGTGGACGTCCTGGTCGCCCGCGGCTGCACGGTGGTGGCGCTGGACAACTTCGTGACCGGCTCCAAGGAGAACGTGGCCCACCTGCTGGACCGGCCCACCTTCACGCTCGTCGAGGCGGACATCTCCGACGGCCTGCCGACCCACCACCCGGCGATGGCCGAACGGTTCGACGCGATCCTGCACATGGCCTCGCCGGCCAGCCCCACCGACTTCGCCCAACTGCCGGTGGAGATCCTCCGGGTCGGCTCGGTGGGCACCCTGCACCTGCTGGAGCGCGCGGTCGCCGACGGCGCCCGGTTCCTGATGGCCTCCACCTCCGAGGCGTACGGGGACCCGAAGGAGCACCCGCAGCGGGAGACCTACTGGGGCAACGTCAACCCGATCGGGGTTCGCAGCGTCTACGACGAGGCGAAGCGCTTCTCCGAGGCCGCGACGATGGCGTACCACCGCTACCGCGGGCTGGACGCGGCGATCGTCCGGATCTTCAACACCTACGGCCCGCGGATGCGCCCGGACGACGGCCGTGCCATCCCCACCTTCATCTCGCAGGCACTGCGCGGCGAGCCGATCACCGTGCACGGCACCGGCAACCAGACCCGGTCCATCTGTTTCGTCGAGGATCTGGTGCGGGGCATCCTGCTGCTGCTCGACTCGACCGAGACGGGCCCGGTCAACTGCGGGACCGAGCACGAGCTGACGATGCGGCAACTCGCCGAGTTGATCGTGTCGCTCTCCGGCAGCAGCTCCGAGGTGACCTACGTCACGCGCAGCTCGGACGACCCGGAGATGCGTCGCCCGGATCTCACGCTCGCTCGCGAACTGCTGGGATACGAGCCGACGGTGGCGCCCGAAGACGGCCTACAACGCACGATCGAGCACTTCCGGGCACGGCTAGGGTAACCGGTTCGTTGCGTACCGCCTGCCGCTGAGTGTCGCCTGAAGGCGGTGGTGGCTCCCGCTACGTACCCTGAGTTACATGTCCGCGACCTCGTCTGCCGGCGTCCCGTATCCGTCCCTGCACCGCAGCGCCGGGCGCGCGTCGGTGCCCGGCCCCGATCGGGGCGCTTCCGGGCGTGCCCGTCCGACCGAGGCACGCTTCTACCCGTCCTACGACGAGGGGGAGCCCAGGCCCGGCGGCCCGGCCGGGCCGAGAGGGCCCGGCGGCCCGGGTGGCACCGGTGGGTCGGGGCGACGTGGTCCGCGCCCGCGCTGGGGCCGGATCGCCCTCGTGGCCGGGGTCGCCGTGCTGGTGCTGGCGTTGCTCGGCGGCGTGGGCGCCTGGCTCTACGCCCGCAACCTGAACAACGACCTGGCCCGCACCGACCCGTTCGCGGAGATCACCGGAGGCCGCCCGGTCAAGGCGGTCGACGGCGCGCTGAACATCCTGCTGGTCGGCAGCGACTCGCGGGACCCGGACGCCCCGGTCGACACCAAGAGTCAGTGGCGCGCCGACACCGTCATCGTGATGCACATCCCGGCCGACCACCAGGAGGCCTACCTGGTCTCCATCCCGCGCGACCTCTACGTGCCGATCCCGGAGAGCGCCGGCGCGGCCTGCGACTCCGGTAGTCGCGCGAAGATCAACGCGGCGTTCGCGTTCGGCGGGCTGCCGCTGGCGGTACGCACCGTGGAGTGCTTCACCGACGTTCGGATCGACCACGTGATGGCGATCGACTTCGGCGGGTTCAAGGAGGTCACCGACGCCCTCGGCGGGGTGGACCTGAAGGTGGAACGGACCATCACCTCGATCCACAAGCCGTAC is a window of Micromonospora sp. WMMD961 DNA encoding:
- a CDS encoding NAD-dependent epimerase/dehydratase family protein, which codes for MKVVERFGPGHRILVTGGAGFVPSHLVDVLVARGCTVVALDNFVTGSKENVAHLLDRPTFTLVEADISDGLPTHHPAMAERFDAILHMASPASPTDFAQLPVEILRVGSVGTLHLLERAVADGARFLMASTSEAYGDPKEHPQRETYWGNVNPIGVRSVYDEAKRFSEAATMAYHRYRGLDAAIVRIFNTYGPRMRPDDGRAIPTFISQALRGEPITVHGTGNQTRSICFVEDLVRGILLLLDSTETGPVNCGTEHELTMRQLAELIVSLSGSSSEVTYVTRSSDDPEMRRPDLTLARELLGYEPTVAPEDGLQRTIEHFRARLG
- a CDS encoding LCP family protein yields the protein MSATSSAGVPYPSLHRSAGRASVPGPDRGASGRARPTEARFYPSYDEGEPRPGGPAGPRGPGGPGGTGGSGRRGPRPRWGRIALVAGVAVLVLALLGGVGAWLYARNLNNDLARTDPFAEITGGRPVKAVDGALNILLVGSDSRDPDAPVDTKSQWRADTVIVMHIPADHQEAYLVSIPRDLYVPIPESAGAACDSGSRAKINAAFAFGGLPLAVRTVECFTDVRIDHVMAIDFGGFKEVTDALGGVDLKVERTITSIHKPYRTFTKGTNHMDGAEALDWIRQRKQFPDGDFARMRHQQEFLRALMDKAASSGTLANPKKLNDFLQSVTKAVTVDQGFSVTDMALQFRNLRGENLTFVTSPNSGSDTINGESVVVSDREKALAMYRAMSADTMADWVKANPPKSNDGG